A single Methylobacterium sp. 17Sr1-1 DNA region contains:
- a CDS encoding xanthine dehydrogenase family protein molybdopterin-binding subunit, protein MATPSHYVGTARSRLDGPAKVTGAAKYAAEFTAPDLAHGVVVSSAIAKGRITAIDASAAEAVPGVIKVFTHENRPRTAWLDYNYRDQVAPPGSPFRALNGPEIVYGGQPVALVVAESFELARYGATLVKITYAEEAPNTDLEKNRDAAYVPPKKRSGIKPPPDPRGDAAGAYDAAPIRLSHEYKQAIEHHNPMEPHASTVVYEGEGKLTIHDKIQGVNNTQGYVCSVFNLKPDDVRVITPYVGGGFGSGLRPQYQLYLAVSAALDLKRSVRVVLTRDQMFTFGYRPETYQTVALGADEDGRLQALTHDAVAGTSTFEDYQEAVVNWSGLLYHCPNVTLDYKLAKIDTYTPSDMRAPGAVTGIFALECAMDELAYATGVDPLELRLRNYAERDEGESKDFTSKALRAAYEQGAARFGWSKRKAEPRSMRDGRELVGWGMATGVWEAMMMQSSASATLTPDGKLELACSTADLGTGTYTILAQIGADALGLPLDQVTTRLGDTALPEAPLAGGSWTAASSGAAVQAACRTVAEKLFGYARGMAESPLANADFAHVTFADGEIRLQTDPSRKVSIAEAMRAGGTDRIEATEKVKPSMLTNMRFSAYTHSAVFAEVKIDEDLGVVRVTRVVSAIAAGKILNLKTARSQILGGVVMGIGAALEEESMLDHTLGRIMNHNLGEYHVPVNADIHDIEVIFVDEHDDKVSPLGVKGLGEIGIVGAAAAVANAVFHATGKRVRELPITIDKIIG, encoded by the coding sequence ATGGCCACTCCCTCGCATTACGTCGGCACCGCCCGGAGCCGGCTCGATGGCCCCGCCAAGGTGACCGGCGCCGCCAAATACGCCGCCGAGTTCACCGCCCCCGACCTCGCCCACGGCGTGGTGGTGTCGAGCGCCATCGCCAAGGGCCGCATCACCGCGATCGACGCGAGCGCCGCCGAGGCGGTGCCCGGGGTGATCAAGGTGTTCACCCACGAGAACAGGCCGCGCACGGCCTGGCTCGACTACAATTACCGCGATCAGGTCGCGCCCCCCGGCTCGCCGTTCCGGGCGCTCAACGGGCCCGAGATCGTCTATGGCGGCCAGCCGGTGGCCCTGGTGGTGGCCGAGAGCTTCGAGCTCGCCCGCTACGGCGCCACCCTGGTCAAGATCACCTATGCCGAGGAGGCGCCGAACACCGACCTCGAGAAGAACCGCGATGCGGCCTACGTGCCGCCGAAGAAGCGCTCCGGCATCAAGCCGCCACCGGACCCGCGCGGCGACGCCGCGGGCGCCTACGACGCGGCGCCGATCCGCTTGAGCCACGAGTACAAGCAGGCGATCGAGCACCACAACCCGATGGAGCCGCACGCCTCGACGGTGGTCTACGAGGGCGAGGGCAAGCTCACCATCCACGACAAGATCCAGGGCGTGAACAACACGCAGGGCTACGTCTGCAGCGTGTTCAACCTGAAGCCCGACGACGTGCGGGTCATCACTCCCTATGTCGGCGGCGGGTTCGGCTCGGGCTTGCGCCCGCAATACCAGCTCTACCTCGCGGTCTCGGCCGCCCTCGACCTCAAGCGCTCGGTCCGGGTGGTGCTGACCCGCGACCAGATGTTCACCTTCGGCTACCGGCCGGAAACCTACCAGACCGTGGCCCTCGGCGCCGACGAGGACGGCCGGCTCCAGGCCCTGACGCACGATGCGGTCGCCGGCACCTCGACCTTCGAGGATTACCAGGAGGCGGTCGTCAACTGGTCGGGCCTGCTCTACCACTGCCCTAACGTCACGCTCGACTACAAGCTCGCCAAGATCGACACCTACACCCCGTCCGACATGCGGGCGCCGGGCGCCGTCACGGGCATCTTCGCCCTCGAATGCGCGATGGACGAGCTCGCCTACGCGACCGGCGTCGATCCGCTCGAGCTGCGCCTGCGCAACTATGCCGAGCGCGACGAGGGTGAGAGCAAGGACTTCACCTCGAAGGCCCTGCGCGCCGCCTACGAGCAGGGCGCGGCGCGCTTCGGCTGGTCGAAGCGCAAGGCGGAGCCGCGGTCGATGCGCGACGGGCGGGAGCTCGTCGGCTGGGGCATGGCGACCGGCGTGTGGGAAGCCATGATGATGCAGTCGAGCGCGAGCGCGACGCTCACGCCCGACGGCAAGCTCGAACTCGCCTGCTCCACCGCCGATCTCGGCACCGGCACCTACACGATCCTCGCCCAGATCGGCGCCGACGCGCTGGGTCTCCCCCTCGACCAGGTCACCACCCGCCTCGGCGACACCGCGCTCCCCGAGGCGCCGCTCGCCGGCGGCTCCTGGACCGCGGCCTCCTCGGGCGCCGCCGTGCAGGCGGCCTGCCGCACGGTGGCGGAAAAGCTGTTCGGCTACGCCCGCGGGATGGCGGAATCACCCCTCGCCAACGCCGATTTCGCCCACGTGACCTTCGCCGACGGCGAGATCCGGCTCCAGACCGATCCCTCGCGCAAGGTGTCGATCGCCGAGGCGATGCGGGCCGGCGGCACCGACAGGATCGAGGCGACCGAGAAGGTCAAGCCGAGCATGCTCACCAACATGCGCTTCTCGGCCTACACCCACTCGGCGGTCTTCGCCGAGGTGAAGATCGACGAGGATCTCGGCGTGGTGCGGGTGACGCGGGTGGTGAGCGCCATCGCGGCCGGCAAGATCCTCAACCTCAAGACCGCCCGCAGCCAGATCCTCGGCGGGGTTGTGATGGGGATCGGCGCGGCGCTGGAGGAGGAGTCGATGCTCGACCACACCCTTGGGCGGATCATGAACCACAACCTCGGCGAGTACCACGTGCCGGTGAACGCCGACATCCACGACATCGAGGTGATCTTCGTCGACGAGCACGACGACAAGGTCAGCCCGCTCGGCGTCAAGGGACTGGGCGAGATCGGCATCGTGGGGGCCGCCGCGGCCGTCGCGAACGCGGTGTTCCACGCCACCGGCAAGCGGGTGCGCGAGCTGCCGATCACCATCGACAAGATCATCGGCTGA
- a CDS encoding xanthine dehydrogenase family protein subunit M, producing the protein MNRFDYTRAGTVQEAVQALAADPSARFIAGGTNLVDLMKYNVERPGRLVDITRLPLDEIVQHEGGLRLGALVPNATLAYDPLVNERYPLLASALLAGASPQLRNAATTGGNLLQRTRCYYFYDEGTPCNKREPGSGCPAMTGVNRIHAILGASDTCIATHPSDMCVALAALEATVQVEGPNGRRAIPFAEFHRLPGDEPDRDTTLRHGEIVLSVDLPDEDFSKHYTYLKLRDRLSYAFALVSVAAALEMDGDTIRTARLALGGVAHKPWRNGEAEARLQGKPATPETFREAADVILAEARPYTHNAFKVELARRAIVRGLVQAAAGTPQSQTDKRIA; encoded by the coding sequence ATGAACCGGTTCGACTATACCCGCGCCGGCACCGTGCAGGAAGCCGTGCAGGCGCTCGCGGCCGATCCGTCGGCGCGCTTCATCGCCGGCGGCACCAACCTCGTCGACCTGATGAAGTACAATGTCGAGCGGCCGGGGCGCCTCGTCGACATCACCCGCCTGCCGCTCGACGAGATCGTCCAGCACGAGGGCGGCCTGCGGCTCGGCGCGCTGGTGCCGAACGCCACCCTCGCCTACGACCCGCTGGTCAACGAGCGCTATCCCCTGCTCGCGAGCGCACTCCTCGCCGGAGCCTCGCCGCAATTGCGCAACGCCGCCACGACCGGCGGCAACCTGCTCCAGCGCACCCGCTGCTATTATTTCTACGACGAGGGCACGCCCTGCAACAAGCGGGAGCCCGGCAGCGGCTGCCCGGCGATGACCGGGGTCAACCGCATCCACGCCATCCTCGGCGCCTCGGACACGTGCATCGCCACCCATCCCTCCGACATGTGCGTGGCCCTGGCGGCCCTCGAAGCGACCGTGCAGGTCGAGGGGCCGAACGGCCGGCGTGCCATCCCCTTCGCCGAGTTCCACCGCCTGCCGGGCGACGAACCTGACCGCGACACGACGCTCCGCCACGGCGAGATCGTGCTCTCGGTCGACCTGCCCGACGAGGACTTTTCGAAGCACTACACCTACCTGAAGCTGCGGGACCGGCTGTCCTACGCCTTCGCGCTGGTCTCGGTCGCCGCAGCCCTCGAGATGGACGGCGACACGATCCGCACCGCGCGCCTGGCGCTCGGCGGCGTCGCCCACAAGCCCTGGCGCAACGGGGAGGCCGAGGCGCGCCTCCAGGGCAAGCCGGCCACGCCCGAGACCTTCCGCGAGGCCGCGGACGTGATCCTGGCCGAGGCACGGCCCTACACCCACAACGCCTTCAAGGTCGAACTGGCGCGGCGCGCCATCGTGCGGGGCTTGGTCCAAGCCGCCGCCGGCACGCCGCAATCCCAGACCGACAAGCGCATCGCCTGA
- a CDS encoding (2Fe-2S)-binding protein: MLSESGSSAPPGTIPVTLTVNGQERKLQVAPWTTLLDLLREELDLTGTKKGCDHGQCGACTVIVDGKRINSCLALAVQKDGAEVTTIEGLSSGSLHPVQAAFVEHDAFQCGYCTPGQIMSAVALIEEGRARSREEIREHMSGNICRCGAYSNIVDAVEDVLKNKASSFREAAE, encoded by the coding sequence ATGCTGAGCGAAAGCGGCTCCTCCGCCCCACCGGGCACGATCCCGGTCACCCTCACGGTCAACGGGCAGGAGCGCAAGCTTCAGGTCGCGCCCTGGACCACCCTCCTCGACCTCCTGCGGGAGGAACTCGACCTCACCGGAACCAAGAAGGGCTGCGACCACGGCCAGTGCGGCGCCTGCACGGTGATCGTCGACGGCAAGCGGATCAACTCCTGCCTGGCCCTGGCGGTGCAGAAGGACGGCGCCGAGGTCACCACCATCGAGGGTCTGTCCTCCGGCAGCCTCCACCCGGTCCAGGCGGCCTTCGTCGAGCACGACGCGTTCCAGTGCGGCTACTGCACGCCGGGCCAGATCATGTCGGCGGTGGCGCTGATCGAGGAAGGCCGCGCCCGCTCGCGCGAGGAGATCCGCGAGCACATGAGCGGCAACATCTGCCGCTGCGGCGCCTATTCCAACATCGTCGATGCCGTCGAGGACGTGCTGAAGAACAAAGCATCGTCGTTCCGGGAGGCCGCGGAATGA
- a CDS encoding ABC transporter ATP-binding protein has protein sequence MDDLCAYANRPWAFVARYLRRRIVPHAAILVAVLGAVACSVSTQYGLKGVVDALGKGPEANLIWPALTVLICFIAADNMLWRVASLIASFTFVNVTGDIRRDLFQHLTGHSPSYFADRQPGTLASRITATSNAIFTAENMFVWNVMPPCAAAFGAILYVGSVSVPMALGLLVICGGVVVLMFRIAAAGKPLHHDFAEKAASVDGEMVDLVSNMPLVRAFSAYKREFARFDETIGTEMKARRRSLLYLERLRIMHALITVVAVLGLLFWAIKMWEAGAATAGQVVLVCTLGITILAATRDLAVALVDVTQHTARLSEALRTLLQPHDLRDHPEAKPLVGEGARITFENVAFNYPDGREVFGDFNLDIQPGQRVGLVGRSGGGKSTLFTLLQRFYDPQGGRILIDGQDIGRVTQESLREAITVVPQDISLFHRSLRENIRYGRPDASDEDVWAAAEAARCTDFINDLPGGFDTIVGDRGVKLSGGQRQRIAVARAILKNSPILLLDEATSALDTESEEAIREALGNLMKGRTTIAIAHRLSTLKDFDRIVVLDGGQVIQDGSPDRLVHLDGFYRDLIQRETIKLSREAA, from the coding sequence ATGGATGACCTCTGCGCGTACGCCAACCGGCCCTGGGCCTTCGTGGCCCGCTACCTGCGCCGCCGCATCGTGCCCCACGCGGCCATCCTGGTCGCGGTGCTCGGCGCCGTGGCCTGCTCGGTGAGCACCCAGTATGGGCTGAAGGGCGTCGTCGACGCCCTCGGCAAGGGACCCGAGGCGAACCTGATCTGGCCGGCGCTCACCGTGCTGATCTGCTTCATCGCCGCCGACAACATGCTGTGGCGGGTGGCGAGCCTGATCGCCAGCTTCACCTTCGTGAACGTGACCGGCGACATCCGCCGCGACCTCTTTCAGCACTTGACCGGCCACTCGCCGTCCTACTTCGCGGACCGGCAGCCCGGCACGCTGGCGAGCCGCATCACGGCGACCTCGAACGCGATCTTCACCGCCGAGAACATGTTCGTCTGGAACGTGATGCCGCCCTGCGCGGCGGCGTTCGGGGCGATCCTCTACGTCGGCAGCGTGAGCGTGCCGATGGCCCTCGGCCTGCTCGTGATCTGCGGCGGCGTGGTGGTGCTGATGTTCCGCATCGCCGCCGCCGGCAAGCCGCTGCACCACGACTTCGCCGAGAAGGCGGCTTCCGTCGACGGCGAGATGGTCGATCTCGTGAGCAACATGCCGCTCGTGCGGGCCTTCTCGGCCTACAAGCGCGAATTCGCCCGCTTCGACGAAACCATCGGCACCGAGATGAAGGCGCGGCGCCGCTCGCTCCTCTACCTCGAGCGCCTGCGGATCATGCACGCCCTGATCACCGTCGTGGCGGTGCTCGGCCTGCTGTTCTGGGCGATCAAGATGTGGGAGGCGGGCGCCGCCACCGCCGGCCAGGTGGTGCTGGTCTGCACGCTCGGCATCACCATCCTGGCGGCGACCCGCGACCTCGCGGTGGCCCTCGTCGACGTCACCCAGCACACCGCCCGCCTGTCGGAGGCCCTGCGCACGCTGCTGCAGCCGCACGACCTGCGCGACCACCCGGAGGCGAAGCCTCTGGTCGGCGAGGGCGCCCGCATCACCTTCGAGAACGTGGCGTTCAACTATCCCGACGGCCGCGAGGTGTTCGGCGACTTCAACCTCGACATCCAGCCCGGCCAGCGCGTCGGTCTCGTCGGCCGCTCCGGCGGCGGCAAGTCGACCTTGTTCACCCTGCTCCAGCGCTTCTACGACCCGCAGGGCGGCCGCATCCTGATCGACGGCCAGGATATCGGCCGGGTCACGCAGGAATCGCTCCGCGAGGCGATCACGGTGGTGCCGCAGGACATCTCGCTGTTCCACCGCTCGTTGCGCGAGAACATCCGCTACGGCCGGCCGGACGCCTCGGACGAGGACGTGTGGGCCGCGGCAGAGGCCGCCCGCTGCACCGACTTCATCAACGACCTGCCGGGCGGCTTCGACACCATCGTGGGCGACCGCGGCGTGAAGCTCTCGGGCGGCCAGCGCCAGCGCATCGCGGTGGCCCGCGCCATCCTGAAGAACTCCCCGATCTTGCTCCTCGACGAGGCCACGTCTGCTCTCGACACCGAGTCGGAGGAGGCGATCCGCGAAGCGCTCGGCAACCTGATGAAGGGCCGCACCACCATCGCCATCGCGCACCGGCTCTCGACCCTGAAGGACTTCGACCGGATCGTCGTGCTCGACGGCGGCCAGGTGATCCAGGACGGCTCCCCCGACCGGCTGGTGCATCTCGACGGGTTCTACCGCGACCTGATCCAGCGCGAGACGATCAAGCTGTCGCGCGAGGCGGCGTAG
- a CDS encoding MFS transporter yields the protein MTRPRPAHRRPLAHRDREIPRAEMRPDPRPDSARDRDRAGASLGRRREKPAPSLTSSRGLDAFTFFVANLQTGFGPFIAVYFTSQSWTQSDIGLVLTIGGLFSLFGQVPGGAFVDWVRSKRFVAALSVAVIGASAAGLALFPTFLIVALSMAAHSIASCTLTPAIAAISLGLVGHAGLGERLGRNARFSSIGNALAAAGMGACGYYLSSEAVFYVTAALALPTLAALWFVRASEIDLARPQSSEGGQTPSGWESLKLVVTNRALLCFAACITLFFVANAAMLPLVGSVLTVRTSQTATILIAACIMAPQLVMALIAPAVGRAAQAYGRRPLLILGFAALPIRGLLFAYTDVPELLVAVQVFDGISAAVLGVMVPLVVADCTRGTGRFNMALGAVGTAMGLGAAASTTLSGYMADHFGSHAAFLGLSAVAFAALVLIVAIMPETRRA from the coding sequence ATGACGCGACCGCGCCCGGCCCATCGCCGCCCCCTCGCCCACCGCGACCGGGAGATCCCCCGCGCCGAGATGCGGCCGGATCCCCGCCCGGACTCGGCCCGCGACCGGGACCGGGCTGGCGCGTCCCTGGGCCGGCGGCGGGAGAAGCCGGCGCCCTCGCTCACCAGCAGCCGCGGGCTCGACGCCTTCACGTTCTTCGTCGCCAACCTCCAGACCGGCTTCGGCCCGTTCATCGCGGTCTATTTCACCTCGCAGAGCTGGACCCAGTCCGATATCGGGCTGGTCCTCACCATCGGCGGGCTGTTCAGCCTGTTCGGGCAGGTGCCGGGCGGCGCCTTCGTCGACTGGGTGCGCTCGAAGCGCTTCGTAGCCGCCCTGTCGGTGGCGGTGATCGGCGCCTCCGCCGCCGGCCTCGCCCTGTTTCCGACCTTCCTGATCGTGGCGCTCTCGATGGCGGCGCACTCGATCGCGAGTTGCACGCTCACCCCCGCCATCGCGGCGATCAGCCTCGGCCTCGTGGGCCATGCGGGCTTGGGCGAACGGCTCGGGCGCAACGCCCGCTTCTCCTCGATCGGCAACGCGCTCGCCGCCGCCGGCATGGGCGCCTGCGGCTACTACCTGTCGAGCGAGGCGGTGTTCTACGTCACGGCTGCGCTCGCGCTGCCGACGCTCGCCGCCCTGTGGTTCGTCCGCGCGAGCGAGATCGACCTGGCGCGCCCGCAAAGTTCCGAGGGCGGCCAGACGCCGAGCGGCTGGGAAAGCCTGAAGCTCGTCGTCACCAACCGGGCGCTCCTGTGCTTTGCCGCCTGCATCACCCTGTTCTTCGTCGCCAACGCGGCGATGCTGCCGCTGGTCGGCAGCGTGCTCACGGTCCGCACGAGCCAGACCGCCACCATCCTGATCGCCGCCTGCATCATGGCCCCGCAGCTGGTGATGGCGCTGATCGCGCCCGCGGTCGGCCGCGCCGCCCAGGCCTACGGCCGCCGCCCACTCCTGATCCTGGGCTTCGCCGCCCTGCCGATCCGCGGCCTGCTCTTCGCCTACACGGACGTGCCCGAATTGCTGGTCGCGGTGCAGGTCTTCGACGGCATCTCGGCCGCGGTGCTCGGCGTGATGGTGCCGCTGGTCGTGGCCGACTGCACCCGCGGCACCGGCCGCTTCAACATGGCGCTCGGCGCCGTCGGCACCGCGATGGGCCTGGGCGCCGCCGCCAGCACCACGCTGTCGGGCTACATGGCCGACCATTTCGGCTCCCACGCCGCCTTTCTGGGCCTCTCGGCGGTGGCCTTCGCCGCCCTCGTGCTGATCGTCGCGATCATGCCGGAGACCCGGCGGGCATGA
- a CDS encoding PRC-barrel domain-containing protein encodes MSATLRTILAAAAALSAVTAVQAQQGSAPVEAPKPPVAAPAPASTPAPAAPAAPAPATQGPSAPAPANQPPANPAPAAQNPAIPPGTPATVLDTQDYDGVLGKPVRSAAGEDMGRIIDIIVDKDGRPRAAIIDFGGFLGVGSRKIAVDWRALHFSADNKPGRAVLQLNRNQVRVSPEYKPGDPIVVLGPAGPVPAPASASVPAAPAPSAQAPAASAPATPAPAAPAPNAAAPATPPAPDEAAARNPPDK; translated from the coding sequence TTGTCAGCAACCCTGCGGACGATTCTGGCGGCCGCCGCCGCGCTCTCCGCCGTGACGGCGGTGCAGGCGCAGCAGGGCTCGGCCCCCGTGGAGGCTCCGAAGCCCCCGGTCGCGGCGCCCGCCCCGGCCTCCACGCCGGCTCCTGCCGCTCCGGCCGCGCCAGCTCCGGCGACGCAAGGACCGTCCGCGCCGGCCCCGGCGAACCAGCCCCCCGCGAACCCGGCGCCCGCCGCGCAGAATCCGGCGATCCCGCCCGGCACGCCAGCGACGGTTCTCGACACCCAGGATTACGACGGCGTCCTCGGCAAGCCGGTGCGCAGCGCCGCCGGCGAGGATATGGGCCGGATCATCGACATCATCGTCGACAAGGACGGCCGCCCGCGGGCCGCGATCATCGATTTCGGCGGCTTCCTCGGCGTCGGCTCGCGCAAGATCGCGGTCGACTGGCGCGCCCTGCACTTCTCGGCCGACAACAAGCCCGGCCGCGCGGTGCTGCAGCTGAACCGCAACCAGGTGCGCGTCTCGCCCGAGTACAAGCCCGGCGACCCGATCGTGGTGCTGGGCCCGGCCGGGCCCGTGCCGGCGCCTGCCTCGGCCTCCGTCCCGGCAGCGCCGGCGCCCTCCGCCCAAGCTCCCGCGGCATCGGCTCCCGCGACGCCCGCCCCCGCGGCGCCGGCGCCCAACGCGGCCGCACCCGCCACGCCTCCGGCCCCCGACGAGGCCGCGGCGCGCAACCCGCCGGACAAATGA
- a CDS encoding pyridoxine 5'-phosphate synthase, whose product MPASPLRLGVNVDHVATLRNARGGTMPDPVRAAHAAIAAGADGITAHLREDRRHIRDADVERLMREIDRPLNFEMAATEEMLGIALRLKPHAACLVPEKREERTTEGGLDIVGGRAHLAPAIARLNAAGIRVSLFVEPEVHVMDAARALDAPVVELHTGTYCEAVIAGDEARIRAELARLARAAEHGHSLGLEIHAGHGLTVDSVGPVAALAQIRELNIGHALMAEALFDGLPAAIRAMRAAMEAGRRQARTGQDAPTGKVA is encoded by the coding sequence ATGCCCGCCTCTCCCCTCCGCCTCGGCGTCAACGTCGATCACGTCGCCACCCTGCGCAACGCCCGCGGCGGCACGATGCCGGATCCGGTGCGCGCGGCGCACGCGGCGATCGCGGCCGGGGCCGACGGCATCACCGCCCACCTGCGCGAGGACCGGCGCCACATCCGCGACGCCGATGTCGAGCGGCTGATGCGCGAGATCGACCGGCCGCTGAACTTCGAGATGGCGGCGACGGAGGAGATGCTCGGCATCGCGCTCCGCCTGAAGCCCCACGCCGCCTGCCTGGTGCCGGAGAAGCGCGAGGAGCGCACCACCGAGGGCGGGCTGGACATCGTCGGCGGTCGCGCGCACCTGGCGCCGGCCATCGCGCGGCTGAATGCGGCGGGGATCCGGGTCTCGCTGTTCGTCGAGCCGGAGGTGCACGTGATGGACGCCGCCCGCGCGCTCGACGCTCCCGTGGTCGAGCTGCATACCGGCACCTATTGCGAGGCGGTGATCGCGGGCGACGAGGCCAGGATCCGGGCCGAGCTCGCGCGGCTCGCCCGGGCGGCGGAGCACGGGCATTCCCTCGGGCTCGAGATCCATGCCGGCCACGGCCTCACGGTCGACAGCGTCGGCCCGGTGGCGGCCTTGGCCCAGATCCGCGAGCTGAATATCGGCCACGCCCTGATGGCCGAGGCACTCTTCGACGGGTTGCCGGCGGCGATCCGGGCGATGCGGGCCGCCATGGAGGCCGGCCGCCGGCAGGCGCGAACCGGGCAGGATGCGCCGACGGGGAAAGTGGCATGA
- the acpS gene encoding holo-ACP synthase: MIVGIGSDLCDIRRIERSLERFGDRFTQRVFTEAERARSDRRAARAPSYARRFAAKEACSKALGTGMSHGVFWRDMEVVNLPGGRPTMRLTNGAAERLATLIPPGHRPVVHVTLTDDPPLAQAFVIIEALPEA, encoded by the coding sequence ATGATCGTCGGCATCGGCTCCGACCTCTGCGACATCCGCCGCATCGAGCGCTCGCTGGAGCGCTTCGGCGACCGCTTCACCCAACGGGTCTTCACCGAGGCCGAGCGCGCCCGCAGCGACCGGCGCGCCGCCCGCGCGCCGTCCTACGCGCGGCGCTTCGCCGCCAAGGAGGCCTGCTCCAAGGCGCTGGGCACCGGCATGAGCCACGGCGTGTTCTGGCGCGACATGGAGGTGGTGAACCTGCCCGGCGGCCGGCCGACCATGCGGCTCACCAACGGCGCGGCGGAGCGCCTCGCCACCCTGATCCCGCCGGGCCACCGCCCGGTGGTCCACGTGACGCTGACCGACGATCCCCCCCTCGCCCAGGCCTTCGTCATCATCGAGGCGCTCCCGGAAGCGTGA
- the lepB gene encoding signal peptidase I: protein MDRARTDQDLKRGKDAGLWDSIKETVKVGVQALLIAVVVRTLLFQPFNIPSGSLIPTLLIGDYLFVSKYSLGYSKYSLPLSEYLPFEVKGRIWGASPKQGDIVVFKLPKDNATDYIKRVIGLPGDKIQVIEGVLNINGRPVKRERIADYSTTDAFGQPTLVPQYRETLPSGVTHEIIERDGDRGLWDNTQVYTVPPNHFFMMGDNRDNSTDSRDLGNVGYVPYENLIGRAEVIFFSIDEGAAAWQIWNWPWTVRWNRLFKPIH, encoded by the coding sequence ATGGATCGCGCACGCACGGACCAGGACCTGAAACGCGGCAAGGATGCCGGCCTCTGGGACTCGATCAAGGAGACCGTCAAGGTCGGCGTCCAGGCGCTGCTGATCGCCGTCGTGGTCCGCACCCTGCTGTTCCAGCCGTTCAACATCCCGTCCGGCTCGCTGATCCCGACCCTGCTGATCGGCGACTACCTCTTCGTCTCGAAGTACTCGCTCGGCTATTCCAAGTACTCGCTGCCCTTGAGCGAGTATCTACCGTTCGAGGTCAAGGGCCGGATCTGGGGCGCGTCGCCGAAGCAGGGCGACATCGTGGTGTTCAAGCTGCCGAAGGACAACGCTACGGACTACATCAAGCGGGTGATCGGCCTGCCGGGCGACAAGATCCAGGTGATCGAGGGCGTGCTCAACATCAACGGCCGGCCGGTCAAGCGCGAGCGCATCGCCGACTACTCGACCACCGACGCCTTCGGCCAGCCGACCCTGGTGCCGCAATACCGCGAGACCCTGCCCAGCGGCGTCACCCACGAGATCATCGAGCGCGACGGCGACCGCGGCCTGTGGGACAACACCCAGGTCTACACCGTGCCGCCGAACCACTTCTTCATGATGGGCGACAACCGCGACAACTCCACCGATTCGCGCGACCTCGGCAATGTCGGCTACGTGCCGTACGAGAACCTGATCGGCCGCGCCGAGGTGATCTTCTTCTCGATCGACGAGGGCGCCGCCGCCTGGCAGATCTGGAACTGGCCGTGGACGGTGCGCTGGAACCGCCTGTTCAAGCCGATTCACTGA
- the rnc gene encoding ribonuclease III, whose translation MRRRPDLSVLEERIGHRFADRDLLVRALTHVSATNGRGSYQRLEFLGDRVLGLAVADGLYNALPGADEGDLSRRLSSLVRRESCAMVANAWEVGPHLNLGGGEVHGGGRRNSAILADVCEAILGAVFLDAGYGAAKAVIDRAFEADRQTEGTRSRDPKSALQEWAQAQGWPTPAYVVVERAGPDHAPQFRIEARVSGVAPGIGIGGSKRLAEQTAARALLEREGLWTGDEPGEQAE comes from the coding sequence ATGCGGCGCCGGCCCGACCTGTCGGTGCTGGAGGAGCGCATCGGCCACCGTTTCGCCGACCGCGACCTCCTGGTGCGGGCGCTCACCCATGTCAGCGCCACCAACGGCCGCGGCAGCTACCAGCGCCTGGAATTCTTAGGGGACCGGGTGCTCGGACTGGCGGTCGCCGACGGGCTCTACAACGCGCTGCCCGGCGCCGACGAGGGCGACCTGTCGCGGCGCCTGTCGAGCCTCGTGCGGCGCGAGAGCTGCGCCATGGTGGCCAATGCCTGGGAGGTCGGGCCCCATCTCAACCTCGGCGGCGGCGAGGTTCATGGCGGCGGGCGCCGCAACTCGGCGATCCTCGCCGACGTCTGCGAGGCGATCCTCGGCGCGGTCTTCCTCGATGCCGGCTACGGCGCCGCCAAGGCGGTGATCGACCGCGCCTTCGAGGCCGACCGCCAGACGGAGGGGACGCGCAGCCGCGACCCGAAATCCGCGTTGCAGGAATGGGCGCAGGCGCAGGGCTGGCCGACGCCGGCCTACGTGGTGGTGGAGCGGGCCGGGCCCGACCACGCGCCGCAATTTCGTATCGAGGCCCGGGTCTCCGGCGTCGCGCCCGGCATCGGCATCGGCGGCTCGAAGCGCCTGGCCGAACAGACCGCCGCGCGCGCGCTGCTGGAGCGCGAGGGGCTGTGGACCGGGGACGAGCCCGGGGAGCAGGCAGAATGA